The following proteins come from a genomic window of Streptomyces sp. GS7:
- a CDS encoding serine hydrolase domain-containing protein yields MLRSLLCTAQAALSALALTACTTIPTAFAPSTAVSRPAAATVTALHRLVADGAPGAASLATRDGRIAASRFATAGVADLRSGRRMGRLDHFRAGSLTKTLVATVVLQLVAERKLALDDAAGAHLPAGVPVTGAGGRSDLRRVTIRQLLDHTSGLFNYTEDPRLSEQLHGTDFRAHRYDRHAPAALLRIALGHPPVAAPGARYSYSNTNYLVLGLVIRAVTGHPYAAELGRRVLRPTDLHDTSFPGDDPALPAPHGRGYSLVGDHRVDSTSLDPSRAGAAGEMVTTLGDLNRFFAALLGGRLLPPRQMAELRSERATDGVYGLGLYATRLPCGVTVWGHNGDINGSYAQSAGTADGRHVVSYRINTDAPARPADGTAVLTAEFCAPRT; encoded by the coding sequence ATGCTCCGCTCGCTCCTGTGCACCGCCCAGGCCGCCCTGAGCGCACTGGCCCTGACGGCGTGTACCACGATCCCCACCGCCTTCGCTCCGTCCACGGCGGTCTCCCGGCCGGCGGCCGCCACGGTGACCGCGCTGCACCGCCTGGTCGCCGACGGGGCGCCCGGCGCCGCTTCGCTGGCCACCCGCGACGGCCGGATCGCCGCCTCGCGGTTCGCCACGGCCGGCGTCGCCGATCTGCGCAGCGGCCGGAGGATGGGCCGCCTGGACCACTTCCGCGCGGGCAGTCTCACCAAAACTCTCGTCGCCACGGTGGTCCTGCAACTCGTCGCGGAGCGGAAACTCGCCCTGGACGACGCCGCGGGCGCGCACCTGCCGGCCGGCGTGCCGGTCACCGGCGCCGGCGGCCGCAGCGATCTGCGGCGGGTAACGATCCGCCAGCTGCTGGACCACACGAGTGGTTTGTTCAACTACACCGAGGACCCCCGACTCTCCGAACAGCTGCACGGAACCGACTTCCGCGCCCACCGCTACGACCGCCACGCCCCGGCCGCGCTGCTGCGGATCGCCCTCGGCCATCCGCCGGTGGCCGCCCCGGGCGCCCGCTACTCCTACTCCAACACCAACTACCTGGTGCTCGGCCTGGTCATCAGGGCGGTCACCGGCCACCCGTACGCGGCCGAACTCGGCCGCCGCGTCCTGCGCCCCACGGATCTGCACGACACCTCCTTCCCCGGCGACGACCCGGCGCTGCCCGCCCCGCACGGCCGCGGCTACTCCCTCGTCGGCGACCACCGCGTCGACAGCACCTCCCTGGACCCCAGCCGGGCCGGTGCGGCGGGCGAGATGGTCACCACCCTCGGCGACCTCAACCGGTTCTTCGCCGCGCTCCTCGGCGGCCGGCTCCTGCCGCCGCGCCAGATGGCCGAGTTGCGCAGCGAACGGGCCACCGACGGCGTCTACGGCCTCGGCCTGTACGCCACCAGACTTCCCTGCGGCGTCACCGTCTGGGGCCACAACGGCGACATCAACGGCTCGTACGCGCAGAGCGCGGGCACCGCCGACGGCCGGCACGTGGTCAGCTACCGGATCAACACCGACGCTCCGGCCCGCCCCGCCGACGGCACCGCCGTCCTCACCGCGGAGTTCTGCGCGCCCCGCACGTGA